tagtaaaaaatatgggaaacattttaatttaaacaattttgaggcaacttcgcaaaagtgtatttatgatttatcagtcgatagatatgtattagaaataaaggaaaatttgagtcacttttacaagttttcgacttagcagtggcgacttagcagtggcgataaggaaaatgtgggtattttggtcatttctgcccaaatcggaaaagcatatatatggaagctatatagaaattcttagtattttaattctactccctgtgcaaaatttcacataaatcggactacaactttgaactctgtggtcatatgacggaaaatcgggcgaaagatatatatgggagctatatctaaatctgaatctatttcaaaatttagcacacttgactacactactaattgtactcctagtgcaaaatttcaaccaaattgggctaaaactctggcttctggggccatataagtctatatcgggcgaaagaagtatatgagagctatatctcaacctgaaccgatttcaatcaactttggcacacctgactatagtacttattgttctactggtgcaaaatttcatgcaaattagggtaaaactctggcttctggggccatataagcagtgttgccaatttggcgcttttagcaccaaatttagtgctttttgatttctaaaaagcaccaaattgcctttttggtgcattttcaaaaaaagcaccaacttggtgctttctggcaatttcatttagtgcttttggtgcttttttattttgaacagtattaagtaattgatacaaaaattttgattagactttcaagagctgaagaaactcaaatttattgccaaatatagaatttgattgttatgaagttggtattgattattttttaattaatattgttatttagggtattctgtaggaaagtcgaacgatgagtgccgaatttttgaatttggtaaagatgtcattaaaaacgtttgtattaaattcccaaagcacgcacaactgaaataatcaatagactccttccatatattaatatttagaaagttgaaaaacatcactgatcaaaatgaattgaacgaaagcggttcataatggtgagtactaagtttgagttttgccgctaaagtgaaaactatatcagtaaaaaaggcataaaattatgcatatttgctgcaaattttattataacttgaaggggtatagccaaaagcaaattttcacaaagtttgtattccttaaaatgaattattaaagaaaagtaattgtagaaaaatgactattttagcagctaaactcgatcttaatacccaccttgaatttaaaaaattcaattcacaaaagttctataatacatcttcggaagtttttttttttttttttagtagaccatttaattttggattttgtggtggaaggtggtatgttagaatttataatatatttttggtgctttttggccttggtgagttggcaacactgcatataagtgcatatcgggcgaaagatatatatgggagctatatctaaatctgaaccgatttcttccaaaatcaatagggttctattctgacccaaaacagaaacttgtgctaaatttaaaggcgattggacttaaactgtgacctagactttgatcacaaaaatgtgttcacagacagacggacatggctagatcgacgcagggacccaccctgagcattattgccaaagacaccatgtgtctatctcgtctccttctgggtgttgcaaacatatgtactaacttataataccctgttccacagtgtggcgcagggtataaaaatattcaattaaatatttaattggttcaacaaaacttttatgtatttattcaacgacgtaattgaaacaaaaatcaatcacaaaaactaattgtatcaattaattctttaatttgaaaaactaatatttttatagactttggtgattggtactataatttatttcaacatATATGTAACAAAGTCTATAAGACCCTAAAAACCTTACAAGAATGCGAGCAATAACATTACtactcatttctgtgattgaagacattccatttaaaaattaattggatcaattaatttcgtgattgaagacaaacatttttttttctgtttagtcAAATTTGgcgatttattatatattataatagtttatttttggctgtAGACAACAAATCGTTGTTTTACAAATGGTATgagagctaccgtggtgcaatgattagcatgcccgccttacatacacaaggtcgtgggttcgattcctgcatcgaccgaataccaaaaagtttttcagcaatgctggtgacatttctgagggtttcaaagcttctctaagtggttttactgcaatgtggaacgccgttcgttctcgtctataaaaaggtggactcttgtcattgaacttaaaatggaatcaggcagcactcagtgataagagagaagttcaccaatgtggtatcacaatggactaagtgagcctgatacataggactgccacctaacctaacatatcatAACGGTATGAGAATCCCAAAATACTTCCATCCTATTGGggtgtatacaaaatttcctatattgaaTTGGAATatctctatattttatttattagtatTTTCTTTTCCTGCAATATTGatgcttaaaaataaataagtttatttttcttttttttttaatctccaTTAATATAATTGTATGCGGTGTAATGcattacattttacaaaatctgtCAACAAATGATAGTTATTATCATTAGTTTTACATATTATAATTCTTTGCTTCTACAATGGATTTTCAAGAGACCCTCTATTCTAAATTCAGGTGAAGGTTGTAATTTGTGTTCTTCGCATTCTTCAATCTCTTTGGCGGCACTGTCCTTTTAACTACAATGGGTTCATCGTCAGCCGAATCagttatataatatttaaattccGATTCGCTACCTGTACTATCGACAGAAACCTCTTGAATGTCATCAACAGTCATTCCTAATAATTTGTAGGAATTCTCTTGAAGTTTTCCCAATGCAGcctgatataaaatttcatttatcatTCGATTAGCGTAAAGTTTTTGTTCGTGCTCTAAGTCTTCATATAAAGCTTCCCATGCGATACTTAAAGCAATTGCTGGATCAGTTcttatgtgttgttgttgtcgtcgcTGCACGTTATTGACATGTGGAACATtactaaactttattttctttGGCGGTGGTTGTGATGGATTTGTTTTAGAAACTTGAAGAAGTTTAGGTGATGATGATACCTGTTGACGATTCTGGGGCTTACACTGAaagtaaaaagaaaattatataaatatatgtatgatTACATTGTAGATATAATTCGTAAGTCTTATGCGTCATTTGAAATCAATACGATTTAGTGATATCaagccaattttggaaaaatatccatATACTGGCTGATATGATGGATTTCATGGAAGAATTGGGTACAAAGCCCAGTTTTCACCAAACACCgataagtttttcagcggtggattatcccccctcagtaatgctgctgacTTTTCTTAGTGTTTGAAGGCTTCTCTATGTGGCTTCACCgcattgtggaacgccgttcggatttggATATAAAAATGAGGTATCATGTCATTGAGCTGAATCTAGGATTGGGCAGCACCCAGTGGTAGAAGAGAAGTttgccactgtggtatcatagtGGAGTGAGCCAAATATCGAGCTgccgctatacctaacctaacctagggtagAGTTAAGATCAGAAGTTATAAATATCTAATGGAACTTGATGGaaatattaaaaagttattGATTAAATTTGGATAGATTCAGAATTTCGGGGACCAAGAATAATGCAGGATTTTGGATTATTTGCCTCTAATGTCTCATTGTTAACTgatcaaattctgaaaaataatGTATAACACAAAcagtaaaacaaacaaaatcgcAGTCACGAAAGAAGGTATAATGTTTGAGTAATCAAATGGCCCACATGGACAACGTTCCTTCATTAAATCTGTCAACCCCCAAGACAGGTTAGAAGTTTCAAATAGATATATTCCACATGGAGACAATGCGGCAAAAAACAATAGCATACCTCTTCCCCCATATATACTTCTTCTATGGCTGCCGTGGAATGGTGGTCTTCGTCATCACAATCATCTTCTTCGTCTATTAAAAAGTCCATCGTATCGTAGTACCACAGTGTTGGCCGGTATACTTCTTCTGGGTTCGTTGCTGCATTCCTACTCCTTCGAACTTTGACATACTCCCGACGGAAGCTTGTtcgtaaattatttattttctttttcactGCAAACATTGTAGCATCCTTATCAACTTCCTGATACTTAGCAAGCAAGAGATTATAGGCATTCTTCCGTAGATTTCTATTGCTGTATTCTTCTGACTCCTGCTTCCATAGTTCGGGTAGCGATTTATAGAGTTCTATAAATTCGatccaaaatttctttaaagtggCGGACAtttcagtatttttttaatgaatgttTATGATGTTGTACAATTAGTCGGAAAATAATGTGAAGTTATGCTGCAGTTCTTTTTGTCGTACGACGAAATCAAATATGGACGCTCAAATTTAACTAACATCTGTTAAATCAGCTGATATATGTGATCTAATAACCGCAACTAAATTGAGACGTTGGGCGTACCGTTATTGAAAAACAGACATATTCTTGGGAATAAAAAATCATGTCCAATTCCAAGTttgcatcaaatttgaaacgttTCCGTTTAGTGACATTCGATATGCAAATCTGCAAAGAAAAACTGACGGCGTCGAAAAAAGGCGTACAGAAAAAGCCGGATTAGAAAAATTGACCGCGTCGAAATAAAAGGCATACAGAATAAAGCCGTTCagaattaaaataacaaataacggTTTGTAATAAGTAACCAAGCGAAAAAACagttacaacaagtatatacagcactaagttcggccgggccgaatcttaaatacccatcacaatGAACCAAATactaggatttcctttgaaatttcaggagggcttgaggacacttcccgaagataaatttaaagatttcacctatgaggactatatcagattctggatttataagaaccatttttgtttgagttttaagtaagtgtgcaagaaaattataaaataacgtcttgatttgcaatctaaatctgtagaagtaaaatctggaaattttacattgagtttcaagcaattttcatgatcagtgcgccttctacaccctcaagaagtgaagtcggtctatatggaggcattaccaaatggaccgataaaaacttaatccgatacacgtttttgtgagcctaaaataccagaatatttacaatttcaggcaattcagataaaaactacggtttctagaaacccaaggagttaaatcgggagatcattcttatgggggctatactaaaatatggaccgatactcaccgttttcggcacacctctttatggtcctaaaatacctctagatttccaatttcaggcaaataggataaaaacttcggattctagaagccctagaagtaaaatcgggaaatcggtccatatggaccgatactcaccattttcggcacaccactttatggtcctaaaatacctctagatttccagcaTAACTTGGAAATCTATAACACGGGAGATCGTGTTATATAACACGGGAGATCGTGTTATATAACACGGGAGATCgtgttatatggggaccataccaaaacatggaccgatactcacaatttttggcacacgtatttgtggtcctacaatacctctagatttccaatttcaggtaaattgaataaaaactgcggtttctataagcccaagaagtaaaatcgggagatcggtctatatggggactataccaaaatatggaccgatactcacaatttttggcatacgtatttgtggtcctacaatacctctagatttccaatttcgggtaaattgaataaaaactgcggtttctataaacccaagcagtaaaaacgggagatcggtctatatgggggctataccaaaacatggaccgatactcaccatttttgcacacctctttatggtcataaaatacctctagatttcaaatttcaggctaaaaaacttcgatttctataagcccgtgaccccaaatcgggaggtcgctttatatggggactatatgaaaacctggaccgatatagcccatcttcaaaaatttcagcacgattgcttcattattgaagactgtagcgtgattacaacagacagacggacatcgttatatcgtcttagaatttctccctgatcaagaatatatatatactttatataatcggagatcgatatttcgatgtgttacaaacggaatgacaaacttattatacccccgtcaccattctatggtggtgggtataaaaacggtagtttggatccccaatttttttgctgggtccgtgtctaataacactagtttacaaaaaaaaaaattatgtacacTTGGTGAgaggcaacttttcttatgtattttgatctgctgaattcgaaaaaattaaaattttttcatggaaCAGTTTTACTTTTCTGCCGgaaaagtttcattgtaaaatacgatttttttttgaaaatttggctttttcgcatcaatattttgattgaaccacttaacttatcacaaatccaattatacacgattattcgtcatcttaatacctttcatttaagtatgatcaacgatataatcggacatttctaaatcgaaatataatttgtttagtgaaaaaataacggtatatctcaaaaactgttccataaaaattttaaatttttttcgaattcagcagatcaaaatgcaTAAGAAAAGTCGTCTCTCATcaagtacattttcagtgtacactagtgtaattggaaataaaactgtTTAGTTTACTTTTCATTACTCTGAccacatttttgaatttgacggcattTCTTAGAATCCCCAACACTTCGAAAAAGAGTCGTATACGATTGCGAACAGgccatttgttttaaaaatcctGACATTTCATGAACTTGCTTAAAAAGGCAAATGGTACAGATCACTTCGAATAACCTTATTCGTTTTCCTGATGCTGATGGTACCAGCGTCTGCCAGCCAGTGGCATTTCTTAGAATCCCTatcacgtcgaaaacagtcgtatacgatatctaaATCTAATACCTAAATGTGTTCCAATATGACccgtttgtaataccatccatcAGTATatgctttttaatatttttgtaaaaattggtccacaattctatatagccccaatataaaccgacgcccaaatttcatccgatccgattcaaatttggaacgtaatgttagtatataccctctacaccctcaaaaaaaatcgcttctttaacatatgttccaaacatattttgcaggaagcacatatattattggatactgccgaaacataaatatgtttgttttatgtgaacatattatatgtttggaagcattttgaatcaaaaaatattatatgcttggaagaatttttcccaaagacgattctgctcattgcctaacatactcgtaattttcacatccacgaaatattttagttcgtggcacctttttctgtaatacaaataatgttgaagaaattacacttttataaattttttaaattttacctttcgcctgcacggagaatcgaaccgagcaccatacagtttgtaagccaacacactatccactggattacgtcgctgttatagtcaccaggagataattatcgttataaattacatttatatagcatagtttgcagcgcccacgagcccatgcaaacataacattatttaacagaaacatacatttgtttgccacgtggagcagtggttagcatgtctgccttgcatgcaaagggtcgtgggttcaatccctgctccgaccgaacactttttttatttttaatttacacatttatatttatactatattaaatttttataatgaaacttcgaaatgtgggttattaaagatttatagtcagtaacagtgcttgatataaacgaaattgcatgatttttggataaaatattatttttttattgcaaaaataacaattttgtaacaaaaaactgtttttggtacaaaactttaaaatttggaaggaattcaaaaactctaacaaaagaagaacgtggagtggagtataaacatacataaataattttataatataaacataaatttagttaggcgtgaacagtttttactagcatttaacaccgtcgctctaaaatgccttttatttttctttaataattcattccaaagaaaataaactttttaaattgttttagctgcaaaactcgaatttaatgcccgcttttatatttgaaggtatccgtcaactcctcgtggactacttattaataaagaggaactaaactttgtttttatacattttactgtgtaatttttcactatttcctccttatttcattttactgtcccaactctaaaaagagtatagtgccctttcgttatttttatgaagacccctgatttcttttaataaaaaacaatggaagatgaagatgggaaaatggcagcagagggtatcaaaccattgacggtgttcgatgcaaacgtgtcgtttatgattttttgttccacaaattaaactaagaataaaaagaaatttatatcagggaatgacgtagaacaatcggtcaaaagtttctcattattatttacacaaaatttaacatcatttgtgagtttttaacaaaaaatattgcaaattaaaaatgaacgaacgtgtatgtatcgaacaccgtaaatgcaacttttggtatgacgtcgcccattttccaatcttccttttctattgtttttgcttttaatgATCCAAGAAAATTGTGCTcagaaaattgtgcccataatgcaaaatgataaacaaaacacatgtccacacatacataaaatggtgctctcaaggcgaaaacatatgctgtttgtttttcaaatgtctattctcttggttccgaatgtctattctctttattcaaattaaataatatttagacttaagcatatcaaatttttggccttatcataaaacaattttccgaaacaacatacaagcggtttcacagaaattgttctcgttTGATTCTTTggctgttatgttgatatctttcgtcaactctcccggtttccatctctatttctttctctatactctctctgtcgctttgaataaaatatcacaacatatgtatgcttagtcgaaatttgtaaatttatatatgtttgcattcacacatatgattcttATGAAATATTAATGCCACAAACAtagtatattctaacatattaacatagatgtcccaaacatttagtgttagtttaggaacattacatgtttgcacttaaatatattgtgttttaaaattgtgcccgaaacacattttgtttatatcggaacatatgaaaaacatatttttctaacagtgtaacaaCCATGgagaaattggtcgatatcagtccataattatatctacacgcacagaaaaaccatgtttggacatggttgccgcatccatttaatgcttatctagagcatgtaattgccgcgaaaaccatgtattttgtctttgtaaaaatagttttcgagcggagaaaaatgtatggtggcaataagcatttgaatggttctcaaataccgcaaacatgttccatcatttaaatgatagaatttgagaccattaaatggtcgggaaaatcatcaatttttttacttttttacagggaaaaaagtatttttataggttaagtatagacatgtctagaaccattacatggccataaagaccatttacatttttttcgtgaccatttaattttttaacatgtttgcagcgaaaagaattttataaaaacattgagcaggtacacacgattttcattttgcgcgtcagtcgtcattttaaatcgtgaccattgtcttttcattcaaacaaaattctttttatcaatataataactttTTAGatgacaattacatttttcttagaaccatgttcactgagccaacatggttgcaggttaaaatgttacatggtcgccgcaaaaatagctcctatcatattattttgctcttcgaatttgattgtgacaatcatgtttcttctctgcatgtactcttttttattaaacaaagtCTTCATAATGACAAAGTTACAATTTAGTAgaagaaggtttaagatactttgccatcgacatcccagcaaaaaaaagcgtcgccaaaaaagtaatgaaaatgttctctttggatccggaagtggtgcaaaattgacgcagaagcgatgaatttaacaagggcttgtcataggacggaagtcctccatttcaacagccgtt
This is a stretch of genomic DNA from Haematobia irritans isolate KBUSLIRL chromosome 4, ASM5000362v1, whole genome shotgun sequence. It encodes these proteins:
- the LOC142234968 gene encoding uncharacterized protein LOC142234968, which gives rise to MSATLKKFWIEFIELYKSLPELWKQESEEYSNRNLRKNAYNLLLAKYQEVDKDATMFAVKKKINNLRTSFRREYVKVRRSRNAATNPEEVYRPTLWYYDTMDFLIDEEDDCDDEDHHSTAAIEEVYMGEECKPQNRQQVSSSPKLLQVSKTNPSQPPPKKIKFSNVPHVNNVQRRQQQHIRTDPAIALSIAWEALYEDLEHEQKLYANRMINEILYQAALGKLQENSYKLLGMTVDDIQEVSVDSTGSESEFKYYITDSADDEPIVVKRTVPPKRLKNAKNTNYNLHLNLE